The Labilibaculum sp. sequence TGATAGAGAAGGAGTGCGCAGGTATATGATAATTAAACTGTTTATTGATAACCATTGAACTTTTTACCGGGGTGCAGTTTTCGTTGATAAGTTCACCCTTTAAAATTGTTACAACTGCTTCTGTTTCTTTTATCTGAAGTTGTTCCAAATTAATCGTTGAGTTCACTTCAACCGGCAACAGGTTAGTTAGTTTCAAAATGTAATCACCTGTTTTACTATCGTGCACCAGCGATGAAATTATTCGTTTTTTTAGTTCCTTCCGGTTATCAGACAAAGTAATTGTTGAAGGAATATATTCATCGCCTGAATTTTGACCATAAAGCTTTTGTATGTAATAATCAACCGTAGGCTTCACTTCTGTGTTGTTGAAATAAATCAGATCCGGATTCCATTGTGTATGTCCTTCTTTGGCCAGTAACGGTGCAAAAGATGTCATACTAACCACATCGCCGTTGCGTTCAACGTTACTCAGGTGCAATGCTTCGCAAAGGGCTGTTTCGATATTCATTTTACGGCCGGCTATGTGTGCTGCATATTCTCCTAAATAAACTTTGGGTTTGGAACGGTCATATTTGTCGTAATAGTTTTGATTATTTAAGAACCAGCCAGGAGACTGATAGTAGTGTTCGTCTACCATTGGAACATTTAATTTTGCAGCCAATTCCCAGCCTTCTCTGTAATCGGTACCCATATAAGTTGGGCCAACAGTACCAATCACTGTGATTTCAGGATATTTTTCCTGAATAGCTTTGAAAATCATGGTAAAACGTTCCTCGAAAATATCAGTAATCAGATCTTCATTTCCAATTCCAATGTATTTCAGATTAAAAGGCTGAGGATGTCCGGCTTCAGCTCTTCGTTTTCCCCATGTGGTATTTTTATCCCCATTGGCCCATTCAATCAGGTCGAGAATTTCCTGCACATAATCACCCATGTCGCACATTGGAATGCCGCCTTGTTGTCCGTCTCCTCCGGTTGCGGAGTTCTGACAGGGCACACCTGCAGCCAGCACCGGCAATGGTTCAGCCCCGGTATCTTCACAATACTGAAAATATTCAAAATAGCCCAAGCCTGCAGTTTGATGATACCCCCAGATATTCCGTTGCGGCATCCGGGCTTCCAGCGGGCCAATCGTGTTTTTCCAGCGATAGATGTTGTCGAGACCGTCGCCATGTGCTACACAACCACCCGGAAAACGAATGAAGCGAGGATGAATATCAGCAATTGTTTGAGCCAAATCTGCCCGCAAGCCGTTCTTTCTCCCTTTGAATGTATTCTTTGGAAAAAGAGAAACCATATCCAATGCCACTTTGCCCGTAAATTGCGGAACTATTTCCAGATGAGTTTTATCACAATCACCGTTTGCAATGATCACAAATTCCTGTTTTTTCCAATCAGCACTAATGCTTTTGCTGAAAGCTCCAGCATATACTTTCCCGTTTTCATCCACCAAACGAATCAGCAATTTACCTTTAGCCCCATCCAATCCGCGAACAAAAACAGAAAAATTGTATTTATCACCGGCTTTCAGAGGAATGCCATCAAAACCTTCGTTAACCAAGGCCTCCCCCTG is a genomic window containing:
- a CDS encoding alpha-L-arabinofuranosidase C-terminal domain-containing protein; the encoded protein is MKRFYLLLSLIVLSLFQTVFANEPDSAYVFSYATVKNNGSNGLHYAWSTDKKNWHGIGPEYRFLFSDFGRWGSQKRLITPYVFLDQKEQWHCIWTLNEEVGQFAHAATSDLFTWGRQAYPYVMDKGNVLLPEISFQTGSGNYLISWLSDQDGSQKVYKTTTTDFKTYTTTVEGSESDRLNDRVVVMIDGEKQTGIIQKTSWKTIDGLIKHYEWSQYHEQQRNESLSEDSQRFKSLKALDAEISIDLEKSKSISDLLIGIFFEDINYAADGGLYAELVQNRGFEYALSDREGHDKNWNSTTAWNFTGDKNSFNIDTVTPIHPNQKHYAVLSIKKQGEALVNEGFDGIPLKAGDKYNFSVFVRGLDGAKGKLLIRLVDENGKVYAGAFSKSISADWKKQEFVIIANGDCDKTHLEIVPQFTGKVALDMVSLFPKNTFKGRKNGLRADLAQTIADIHPRFIRFPGGCVAHGDGLDNIYRWKNTIGPLEARMPQRNIWGYHQTAGLGYFEYFQYCEDTGAEPLPVLAAGVPCQNSATGGDGQQGGIPMCDMGDYVQEILDLIEWANGDKNTTWGKRRAEAGHPQPFNLKYIGIGNEDLITDIFEERFTMIFKAIQEKYPEITVIGTVGPTYMGTDYREGWELAAKLNVPMVDEHYYQSPGWFLNNQNYYDKYDRSKPKVYLGEYAAHIAGRKMNIETALCEALHLSNVERNGDVVSMTSFAPLLAKEGHTQWNPDLIYFNNTEVKPTVDYYIQKLYGQNSGDEYIPSTITLSDNRKELKKRIISSLVHDSKTGDYILKLTNLLPVEVNSTINLEQLQIKETEAVVTILKGELINENCTPVKSSMVINKQFNYHIPAHSFSIIRIKSE